Genomic window (Pseudomonas azadiae):
TGCGCTCGGGGTCATGCACGGTGGCGGTCAGCGGCAGTCGGGGGTAAGCCTTGCGCAGTTCACGCAAGGCCAGGAATTCCGCCAGCCGTCCACCACCCAACTCGGCGTGCACCAGGTCCACGGCGTGCCAATCGAAAGCGCCGATGGCCCGCGTGATCGCCTCGGAGTTGCCTGCCACCCCGGCTAACGGCGTCAGCACCGTCACGCCCAGTTGTTCCAGCGCCGAGCGGAAATGGTTCGCGTAGTCGGCGATCCCGTTTTTTTCCGGCGGCAGGGGGGCGAGCAGGGCGATGCGCATCAGAACGCCCCCCGGTATTTGCCGATGGTCTGCAGTACTTTGCTCGGCACTTCGAACTTGCGACGGTTGATGATGATGCCGTCCACCTTGCCGAACGCCGTGTTGAGGATCGACAGCGCATGCTCCACCACCGGCACGGTACTTTTGCGCGCTTCCACCACCAGCCCGATCAGGTCGGCGCGGCGCAGCGCAACAAACGCGTCGCGATTGGCCAGCAGGGCCGACGCATCCAGCAGCACCACTTCGCCGGGTGCCGCAGGTTCCAGCCCGCCGACCCGCACGTTTACACCGTTCTCATGCAGCAATTGACGCAACTGCTCCACTACAAAGGTCACGCCTTCGCCGTGGCGTGCCGAGGTCAGGCCCAGCGTCAGGCCCTGCTCGGCGATACGAGCGGGCTGCAGCAGGCTGTACAGCCGGTAGATACTCGCATTGAAGGCGTTGGCGCTTTGCGCGGTGCGGGTGTCCAGCTCCGGCAGGGTGGTCCACAGTGGCAGGCCGAACTTGCGCTCCACCAGGCCACCGTCATGAATACGCTGGTCGAGCAGGTAGCACAGGTAGATCACCAGCAGGCCGACAACGATGGCGAACGGCACCGCCAATATCAGCATCACCAAGGTTTTGGGGAAGATGCGGCCCGGGTTCAAGGTGGCTTCTTCGATCACGGCGATGTTGCTGATCTGGCTGTTGTCCAGTTCACGGTCAATGCGCGATTTTTCCAGGTTGTCGACGTACAACGCATAGTTGCGCTCGGTGGTGTTCAGCTCGCGAGAAAGGCGCGTCAGCTCCGGTTCTATTTCCAGGGCTTCCTTGCGCTGCGCTTCCAGGTTCACCAATTGTTTCTGCTGCTGCACAAGCTGGGTGCGCAGCGCCAGGTTGTTGCTGGTTTCATCCAGCAGCACACGTTGCAAGTGGATTTCCAGGGTGTTCGGCGCACGGTTTTCCGAGGCCTGCACCGTGTTGCTCTCGTTGGCGACCTGGACCTGCATGGCACGAATCGACGCATCCAGGGCTTTGACCGGCGGCGCATTGTCGGTGTAGGTGCGCATCATGTCGGCCTTTTCCAGCAGCTTCTGGTTCAGCAGGCGACGCAAATCCTGCTGCTGCGGGTTCAGCGCGATCTGGCGCACCGTGGTGACTTCCTTCGGCTGGCCTTTGAGTTGGGTGCGCGTGCTCTGGATGGCGCTGTCGGACGAGGCGATCAGGCGCGTGGTGTTGAAGGTCTCGCCGCGCAGCACGTTGATGCGCTCGGACAAGTCTTCCAGGCGGTCGGTGATGCTCGCCGCGCCGATCTCGTTCAGGTGCGTGAGGATCTGCTCCTTGTAGCTCTTGATCTCGGTGGCGCTGTTGGCCACTTGGCCCTCGTAGAAGGCATACAGACTCTTGCGCCCCAGGGCCTGGGTGCGCTCGTCGATGTAGGTTTCGACCCAATCCTTGACCACGGCCTGGGCCATTTGCGGGTCGCCCCACGTGAAGCTGATGTCCATTACCGTGGAGCCGGCGGCG
Coding sequences:
- a CDS encoding GumC family protein; translation: MIEIRSFRDLLRLFFIFRQEFKLAAIAALVIILLGAFLLPAKYESTARLLVKPGRDSTLPIEISNRQALVMPSTQRDPIVDEERLLTGRPIVRAVAEHYLEVIDNAPPPEGFWKRTKYYVKSGVGAVFDGIRVVLETVGVVEKTTPVERLAAALEKNFEVSHAAGSTVMDISFTWGDPQMAQAVVKDWVETYIDERTQALGRKSLYAFYEGQVANSATEIKSYKEQILTHLNEIGAASITDRLEDLSERINVLRGETFNTTRLIASSDSAIQSTRTQLKGQPKEVTTVRQIALNPQQQDLRRLLNQKLLEKADMMRTYTDNAPPVKALDASIRAMQVQVANESNTVQASENRAPNTLEIHLQRVLLDETSNNLALRTQLVQQQKQLVNLEAQRKEALEIEPELTRLSRELNTTERNYALYVDNLEKSRIDRELDNSQISNIAVIEEATLNPGRIFPKTLVMLILAVPFAIVVGLLVIYLCYLLDQRIHDGGLVERKFGLPLWTTLPELDTRTAQSANAFNASIYRLYSLLQPARIAEQGLTLGLTSARHGEGVTFVVEQLRQLLHENGVNVRVGGLEPAAPGEVVLLDASALLANRDAFVALRRADLIGLVVEARKSTVPVVEHALSILNTAFGKVDGIIINRRKFEVPSKVLQTIGKYRGAF